One Phaseolus vulgaris cultivar G19833 chromosome 11, P. vulgaris v2.0, whole genome shotgun sequence genomic window carries:
- the LOC137829846 gene encoding LOW QUALITY PROTEIN: zinc finger protein NUTCRACKER-like (The sequence of the model RefSeq protein was modified relative to this genomic sequence to represent the inferred CDS: deleted 1 base in 1 codon) has protein sequence MLRKMDEGEIITNAFPQNLTASAASNSSNPPPALKRKRNLPGNPDPEAEVVALSPKTLMATNRFLCETCGKGFQRDQNLQLHRRGHNLPWKLKQRTGKEARKRVYVCPEKSCVHHDPSRALGDLTGIKKHFCRKHGEKKWKCEKCSKRYAVQSDWKAHSKTCGTREYKCDCGTIFSRRDSFITHRAFCDALAEETARVNASSDINASLGRNIGYNVIGTSLGPNMATHFSSIFKPVSSTEETSNQTSRGLPLWMGQTSPQAQETMVNNNLSEIHQLGSVTSSETAYGGNSLVQCSNFPPSNYQLSWVFGTKLSNDSNIQKLTTSTTTSLPLVNSSVPSLYSSQHQPRQTCSTANMSATALLQKAAQIGSSSSDPSWLESIGLKCGSSTQGQDGNISNKFSGMYGSSLVLSTLGTEPDNSASDLSQMHPPKRRHVLNEENGGGQFRDFLGVGVQTICRTSSIKGWI, from the exons ATGCTGAGAAAGATGGATGAAGGAGAAATCATCACAAATGCTTTTCCTCAGAACCTAACTGCTTCTGCTGCATCAAATAGTAGCAATCCTCCTCCTGCTTTGAAGAGGAAGAGAAACCTCCCAGGAAACCCAG ATCCTGAAGCTGAAGTTGTAGCCTTATCACCAAAGACACTCATGGCTACCAACAGATTCCTGTGTGAAACTTGTGGGAAAGGTTTCCAGAGGGATCAAAATCTTCAACTCCATCGACGAGGACACAACCTTCCTTGGAAGCTTAAGCAGAGAACGGGGAAGGAAGCAAGGAAGAGGGTTTATGTGTGTCCAGAGAAAAGTTGTGTCCACCACGACCCTTCAAGGGCTCTTGGGGATTTAACTGGGATAAAGAAGCACTTTTGCAGAAAGCACGGTGAAAAGAAGTGGAAGTGCGAGAAGTGCTCAAAGCGTTATGCGGTGCAGTCGGATTGGAAAGCACACTCCAAGACCTGTGGTACCAGAGAATACAAATGTGACTGTGGAACTATCTTTTCAAG GAGGGACAGTTTCATCACTCACAGGGCCTTCTGTGATGCTTTGGCAGAAGAAACAGCAAGGGTAAATGCATCGTCTGACATTAACGCTTCTTTAGGGCGTAACATTGGTTACAACGTAATTGGAACTTCCCTAGGCCCTAACATGGCTACccatttttcttcaattttcaagCCAGTTTCAAGCACAGAAGAAACAAGCAATCAAACATCTAGGGGACTACCCCTTTGGATGGGTCAAACATCTCCTCAGGCTCAAGAAACAATGGTCAACAACAATTTGAGTGAGATTCATCAACTTGGGTCTGTCACAAGCTCAGAAACAGCATATGGTGGCAACTCACTAGTCCAATGCTCAAATTTTCCACCTTCAAACTATCAACTAAGTTGGGTGTTTGGAACTAAACTTTCCAATGACAGTAACATCCAAAAGCTAACAACCAGCACAACTACATCACTTCCCCTAGTCAACTCGAGTGTTCCTTCTTTGTATAGTTCCCAACACCAACCCCGTCAAACATGTTCAACAGCAAACATGTCAGCCACAGCTTTGTTGCAAAAAGCTGCTCAAATCGGATCAAGCTCAAGTGACCCTTCATGGCTTGAGAGCATAGGTTTGAAATGTGGTAGCAGTACCCAAGGTCAAGATGGGAATATCAGTAACAAGTTTAGTGGCATGTATGGTTCAAGTTTAGTTCTCAGCACTCTTGGGACTGAACCAGATAACTCTGCATCTGACTTGTCACAAATGCACCCTCCCAAACGTAGACACGTACTCAATGAAGAAAATGGAGGGGGGCAATTTAGGGATTTCCTTGGTGTTGGTGTGCAA ACCATTTGCCGCACTTCAtcaatcaaagggtggatttgA